TTGTCAAGTTGGTTTTTAATTATAACATTTCTGGCAATGACATCACCTTTGAACGTTTAGAACGAAGAATACCACCGTACCATTCGTGACCTCGTCACTTGGTTGGAAAGAACGGAAACGGATATTCAAGGCGCCGAACCCATCGACCTGACCGTGGGCACTAAACAGCTGAAGGCTCAGCTGACGAAATTCCAGGTAAGGCAGCAATAGAGAGAACTATAAAAATGTGATCGTGATGTGATTTCTATATTTTACTGACGTGATTTTTCTCGATATCAATCATAGGATTTATACGCCCAACTGAGTCAATTTGAACCACGCGTGACGTCTATGCGGGAAATTGCTGACCAAGTTTTTGCTCAGTCGGTTGAAGCGGACAGTGCACAGCTCAGATCCAAATTGGTCGTCTTGAACGATCGTTTGACCTCCTTGCTAAAGATCTGTGCTCAGTACAAGCAATTACTGGACGGAGCATTGCGTAACCGGGGAGCTTCCGTCTCGCCGTCCACTCCATCAGGATTGAACTTAAGCGAAATGTCGTCTCCTGGCTGCAAGTCACCGCGCCCATCCATCGTTGTTTTTCCATCACATGAGTTCAGTGTTTGAATTCAACAAGCTTTTTACATTGGCACATCACGAATTAAGACGTGACATTTCAGCTtgacttttattattttaactaGTAACTTGAGCCCGGTCAAGaccggggaactttggtctagcgtaaagtcgtACTCTTGttctattcgcttttctgtagttTAATATCCATACACGTTGATCATCTGCCCCAtaattttatcgtgggaaatctgcccctGCCCAGTtagtaaatttctttcttcttaccttacttgaatgaaatattcatttttctttcgtaatgTATATATGGGAAATGATGGAAATAAGAACTTGACTGCGCTTTGTGGATGTTGAGGGACCGGTATCTTCTGTTCTTTACATCACAGCTGTATGCCTGACCAATGGTCTTTCAAAGATTCCAAAGCGTAATCCATCTTATTCTCACATGTCAAAActacaaatttttgttgtagAAATCTGAGGAAAACAACATTCTCTCaacataatttttgaaatgccaatttgaatttggtgtGTTTTTACAGTATCGATATACAAACATGACAATCGATAATAATGAAGCTGTGTTGTGAGTGTGTAACTCGTTCTTTTGCATCCAGTATACCCACCCTTCTTTTTGCAACGGCGTGGAAATTTACCCCCCATTGTCTTTCCCCCCCTTTCCCCTTTGCAGTCACTCTCCTCTTTGACCATCAGCAAGGAGGGTGATAGCCTGCGGCGGTTTTCACCCTCTTGAAGGGCGACTGgactgaccaatcacagcgtgtACGCATtgtgacagacacaggctcctccccaaaaagcttgttcttttactATATATGGACTAGTAAACCGGATGCCCGTCCAGGGCCGGTCAGTTGGGCTAGTGTAAATTAGGCCATTTATACAAATTCCCTTGCCCGTTATTTTTCCCTTGCCCATGGATCTCTTGCCCGCAATTGAAATGCTTTGTTGAAGCTTTTTCCCTTGCCcgttatttttcataaattgaTTATAATAGTGGCGTCACGTAAAGTATAAATAATCTAAGTAAGAGAAAgagtctaaataaaaaacaaatgaaaatgaaacaatagcATGAATTGGTTGACAATCCAACTCACTTTTTCATATCCGTTCATAGTGTAGTAGTTAGCGTACTCGATCGGGGAATGTTTGCCGCGCACTCATCCCCGTTGTGTATTCGAAgccatggttcaaacccagCACTCGCCAAGAAATTTAATAGAGGACATTGAAATTGCCAATGGAAAAATTCTACCCCACCCTTCGCCCACATTGTccgaggtgtgtgtgtgtgtgcgtcaaCCCTCTGCCCTCCTGTACGATTGGAGCCGCGGGTGATGTCGACCTTTTTGGTCGATTTTTGTCGAGTCGAGCGAGGTCAGACGTAGCCTCGGGTGTTTTCGACCCTTTTCGCAGGTAGAAAACGGTCGACCAATGGCAGCGTGCGCGCAACGACACTTagaaacacacagacagatacacacacaaactccGCCCCCTTTCCCCCCATTCCGTTTTATAGACAAgagatttatttcattgtgtggcgcattatttaattttgacatcGTCGTGCAGTCACCAAGTCGGGCGTCATCTCCGGGCGTCATCCCCGCGCCTCGTCCATGGACGAGCGTACATTTGCCAGCACAGTTCATTCCAAGTACGGCACAagttattcttattatttcattGGACCAATGCTTCGTTATGTTTCATTCATTGGTTTTTAAACGACACACTCACTGCGTTGCTATGTTAtacaaattttcctttttcatcatcatatttattcatggatttttttttgtacagttTTGCTGTTCTGACTGCTTCAGCCCTAACGCCAGAACGGGAGGAATCAAGTggaagtgctgctgctgtggctgctGTGGACACGAGCGTATTGCAGCGTGGTTATCGCTTCTTCGGACGGGTGATCCACACGGCCCTGCCCATTCAAGCGATGGTTCAGAACGCGTTCAGACGCAATCCGAAATGAGATTGGAAATTTATGTCGGCGAAATTTGGAATCACATCCAATACGAAATGAAACTGGACAACCAAATAATTGACAGTGGTGTATCCGACAAATCCATTACTTTTTAACAACTTGTTAGTTAATTGTTGAAGAAAATGTGTAAATGTGTTCGTTGTTTGTTCatgaagaattaaaaatattagcTATCACACTTTTAGAAACATATATTTGTTTTGCAATTACTTCTCCGTTAAATATATCATTTGTCATTGACGACTATCAGTGAAATTGTATGAAGTGTCAAAAAGAAGACAGCTAACGCAGATTGTTGGCTGAGGttaggaaaaaagaagcgcgTATTCACTTTTTCTATGGTACTCTGGATTTGCGATCGTTAACATTTCGATGAACGCGAGATGAACCCTCTAATAAGgaattagaatttaaaaaactaaaatttgttAGGAATATATAGGTACAACTGAAATACCTACATCCATCCCGGCGATGTACCCATCGATATTCGCTTTAGTGCTTTTAGGATAATTTTGcgttattttaatttcctcCTCCCGctccaacattttttctccAATGAACATGGTAAATTTGCGCTCAACgcctcttttgttgttttcgccTTTAGTAATGTGGACACCATGAGCCATAAAGTAGACATCCGAAGGGTTGATGCCTCCTCTCTTCAAAAGCCATAGATTATGTATCTAAATGTGGAGAAAGATTGTTAGCGAATTTCAATTAAGTTATTGTGGAATACACTTACGTGCTTGGAGAGCTTGCCAGTTAGCTCTATTGGAGAGTTGGACATATATCCAAACTTGGCTGAGCGGTTGGcgttgtaataaaaaaaaagatttgaaatatCTGCTGCGgatagatgtagttggttgtCATCGTTGCCAATATGTCCATGTGAATCCGACAACACTGACAAAACGGATCCTTGTTGCCCAATTTATGCAATCACATGTATCTCGTAGTTCAACCCAGTATCATGTTTCAATACACTAGCGATCTTTCTGTAAAATAagaagttatttattttttaaaaagaaataactatTTACTGTATGATTACCTGTGGTTTTCCAGGATGGTCTCATTCAAATCTGCGTACATGGAATTCAAAATGGTATAACGTTTCGAAATTCTACTAActaaaaccacaaaaaaattgaacatgtTGACGGTATGTAAATCAATTCCGGCAGTGTCCAATAGATAGATTGGTTAGTATAATTTCCTCCGCTGTGAACGCATCTCTCGCAAAAATCCCTTTCAACGTCAAGTGCAGCTGCCGATCCTAGATGTGTGGGATTCTGACTTCTGAGTGAAGTCCGTGTGGTTCTCGGTAatagtaaattttttgaagaacACCATTGGCCACGGCCAGTTGGGAAAaaccgcttttcttttttggcaaaaatgtttcttttttgccctCCActacacaaaaacaaattagagACAAGATTCATTTCAATGAAATGCAAGATACGGGCATAAAATTAACACAACGAGACGGGCATTTAACCATAATTTCACAGTGTCACTTACTATGGTAGTCAAAGCTGATTAGGAACGATTCTAGGTCTGGGCAATTGCTGTTCTTCATGGCACTTGCTTTAAAATCCGAGTATTTCCAATTTGTTGGAGAGCTTCGTTTTTTAACTACAACACCTCTACGAAACTCTTTCATACGACTTTCCATGTTGATTATCTGCCTAAAACCAGATTTCTCTCAGCGTTCCCTTTTTCCTACTTGCTTTTTGAATGTTCTAAACGCTTAGAACACCGCGGTTTCTGTAGCCAATCACagcactttgaatttttattaatgaagtaaagaaaattaaagaattatcTACTATCATAAatgattagaaaaaaatatattaaataagactaaatttttctatttttaattcagtttattattattcatcatgttacaaaacatttaaacaaaacataaacaaGTTCAAATTTATCAACAAAAACCACTAGCCCTAATGAcatgtaaaaaaagggaaaagtgtCTGCGAAAGAAAACTCACGGAAATTTACATGTTTCTTAGGTATATGTGTTATTGCCAAATCTCTCGTTATTGTTTCTTGCGTTGCTGCATCACTTGCATTTCCAAGATGTTGGTTACTTTCATCTTCGACGTCTTTTTCTGCTAGATTCAACCATCAATACAAAACGATGGCATCGCGCTGATGATCGATTGTGGACTGAATTTCAATTCGTTCCTTCAGTTCCTATCTCTGCCTCTCGTTGCAAGCAAAAGACTCTCAAATTTACCAAACTGTATCCTGAGAGACACTCAGGATGCTTCATTCACTGCTTGAAGGAGTGAGTTAGATTTCATCTCTTCTCATCTTCGTCTCATGTTATCAACAATTATTAAGTTATTCTGTAAAGCTGAAAGACTCTCCCCTACCTTTTTTTACCTGGGGAGAGTACATGCAACTGAACGCAACTTGAAGATTGTAAGGTAAGGAACATTTAACTATTGTCACACAATATTGAAAAACTGAACTGTACTATTTGCCGTATGCTCAAAATGGAAGAACTGGTCAACTACATTTAAAGGACTCCCCAAAATCATCGAGCAAACAAATGGATGCAAGTACTTTAATCCCTTCCTCCCCCTCTCTGTGGGGCTAAGAGACCATATGATTTGAAGAAAGTCTATTCCACAAAAGCCATCAATGCTGCCATGgcaaaacttcaaagttggcGGTTCAACCTCGACATTACGTCAAGTGTACGGTACGTACTTGATAGATGATTTTGTCCTCCCAGTGTGGATTGATGACCTCGGCTCTTCAGCGATGCGGTTGTGCTCTCGCATGAGGAGCGTGTGCGTGACGGAAAGGACCAATTGCTCGTTGACACGAGGATCGCTAATTTAAACAGTCGGGGGGATTGCAGGAAAAATGTTGagttaaaaaatgtcaaaaggaaaaaagaagaagaagaagaagatagggCACAGCAGCAGGTTTTTACCAGTCATGAAGCAACCTAATCTAATGAACACAAAAGCCGTTCTTTTTGCGTGATTTTCAACGTTGTCAAATAAACGCATTTTTATAAGTAAAATCCTTTATAAGCATTCCAAGTGTCGATACGGAATATTCAATGACCACCTGCTGCCATTATATCGATCCTCACTACATATATTTAatttacattacattacatttacatatatatttttaaaagacggGGTCTTTTAACTCTTTATGAGCAGCACGGATAACACCTATATGGCATTTCATTTGTACCAGAAGAGGGTGATGATGATAAACGCGCATTGATGATTTTTGCAACCTGCAATACGCTCGTGTCCACGGCAGCCGCAGCCGCAACAGCACTTCCACTTGATTCCTCCCGTTCCGGCGTTAGGCCTGAAGCCgttgcaacaacaaaactgtACAAAAAACCAATACAAAATCCTgtacaaaattgaaaatacctCCTTGTAACTTGTCCTTAAACTTCCATTCCTTGTGTAATGTTAATGGAAGCAACATCGgcaaaatgaaatgtcttGAGCTTCATTTGAGTACCCGGTTCTCCAATACTTTGTGCACAGAGAGCTCCAACGGCGGTACCTGCGACAAAGgattttttgtcctttttactaaggggggaaacaaatttcaaattttcaccTGGCTCAATTTTAGAccttttgttcttattcttctaAAAGTCACAGAATTCCACCAACTGACTAACGGTTATCCGCTCCAGGTGTTATTCTACTGGATGTTATGATCAACCAAcgattttgtaaatttttaattattactcGTCTTCCGTCGACCCAAGTCGACTGACGAGAGCGTGAGCGAAAGGAGGAGCTACGTGGCGTTGTGCAGCGGATTAGGCGGAGGCACcacatattttttctattcataACATAActaatctttaaaaatttaagtaaTTTTCAGTTAAATTTATTACCTTTACGACTTGTTTGATGAAGAAAacgaactaaaaaaataattcattaacAACCTTTAAATTAATGACAAGGTCtgacaagggaaaaaaagactaGAAAACATGAACTGCAATGAAACTGGTTTCCAGTTTCTGTGTTATAAAGGCCGTATATAATAAGTCTGCCTATTATTGGGATTgtttataattaaaatgaaatattttcagcagcggaagatgagaagaagaagaatcaacagTCCATAAGTTTCTGCATAAGAAAAAGTCTATGAAATCGTAATATCCATAGAAAAAGATGCCAGATTGAAGAAATTGTACAAGATGATCAGGATtgccaatttttaaaacaattcctTGTCGtcaaagagttaaaaaaattggattccATGACGACAGTTGTGTCGGCTGTCAACGATTTGTTTTCTAGAACAccttattgaaaaaaaaagaagaagataactGGACTGATGTTTGGACTACCCTAAGATACAGACGTGTCCTAACGTAAATCCAAAAACTTACAAAGAATTCGAAAATACCCCCCCCACGTCACTCTGGACTTCCAATTCCGCCCACAGTGACGGATTTGCGTAAACCATCTCCCGTGAATACCGTCTCAAGTGGGTCCGGCAACCACACTCCACGCTCTCCACCAAACAGTGCCCACTTAAGAATGACTGAATATCTGCAACATCCCAccagaaatcaaaagaatagaagaacCGAAGAATGACCACAACTAGACAGCAATCATCATTACCGCCCACCGGTAAGCTTGCCCCCCATCATCCTAAAAGTCACTGATGGCAAACCAACTTCAGACAAATGGACATGGCCGAGCTAAAAGCCATAGTTCAAGACATTACTAACCATGCTGGCGCCCCAAAACACTCCGAAATACCTTATGGCTGAGATCTGTTCATCTTCCCAACCAACCACTCGCAACAAGATGCCTTCCTAAAGATAAACAAAGCAGCAAACAGATCCCTCAGCGCCAGCCTCCCAAAATCCTCCAACGGAAAACAAGGAATCATATGCGGCGTCCCTCTCTCAGAAACAGAAGATCTGCTAGACGCACTACTTCTCCAAGGTGCAAAAAAGTTGAACGTTTCCAAAGGATCACTGACGGATCCAGAGAGCCAACCAGAACAGTCCGCATCACGTTTGACAGGCCAATACCAAACAGAGTCACTATCATTGCCCTCAGCTTCGCAGTCTCGACTTCCTAACCCAATACGTACAACTGAAAAAATGCTGGAGGCtcggacacacaaaaaaccaCTGCACTAGCAGCGGCAACAAATGCAAGAACTGCGGGGAATCCCAGGACAAGACGACCGTCAGCACACAAAAGTGCATCAACTGCGCCAGTCCCGACCACCTCTCAGATTCAAAAATATGCCCAGCATACCTTAACTATCGGCCGTGATCAAATTTGCCACCAACAACGGCATCACCATAAAGGAAGATAACTCCAAGAACGTAAAGCGCCGTCACCAGCAGACCAACCGTTGCAACCGCACTCCCGAAAGTACAACAAGAAGAGCTCGACCGCTTAAAAGCCGACATCCGCAACCTCCAAGAAGAACCAATCGagagaaaagtagaaaaactCTCTGCCAACAGTGAACACACCAACCGAAGAATagcaaaatttaaagaatCCTTCGCCAACCGCTTCCACAAACTCGAAAAACTCATAACATACAGGCTCCCATCCAGATCAGCAGACCCACCAGACGAAGAAGACGACCACATGGATTCAACCTCAGCCAGCATAAAACGCCCAGCACAACCATCATTACAAATCCAAACTAGAAGAAGCTACATCCCAGCACCCACCAGAACAACCAGCCCAACcgacaaaggaaaaaagcaaaaatgtaGTCATGCCATACATCTCTTGCATCCAGTGGAACGCGCGTGGTCGAACCAAGGCCCGCCTAGAAGAATTCCGTGACTTCCTCTCATCATCAAAACCCTCAATAGTTCTAATCTGTGAAACCTTCTGGAACAACAACTACGCAGTCAAATTCAGATCCCACAACATCATCAATACAAACCGGGAATTCAGACATGGGGGCGGAGCAGCGAATTCCATTTACCCAGCTCAACATCATCAACACAGAAATAATCGAAGCAGTAGGAATCTCCATAAAAACCCCAGCCCTTGGCACCATCGTTATCATCTCTGTGCACTGCTCCAAAGGAGACTgctcagaagaagaaatcagcACGCTGATCCACCGGGACAACCACTTCATGATAGGTGGACACTTCAACGCCCACCATGAATCTTGGAGCCGCCAAACCAACCTGAAAAAAGCGGCAAATAAATTTACAGCGCTCTTTTTCAATCACCTCAAGCCACGCTAATAACTCCCCACTCACTAGGCACTTACATCAACCCATCAACATGCAAAACCTCAACAATTAATCTCATGATCACCAGGGCTGACGTCGCCTCCGACGCATCAATATCCCTGGGCCCATACCTGGGCAGCGATCCCCTGCCAGTCATCACCATCAGCATAAGACTAACACCAAAAGATCTAATCATCCCCCCCCACAAAATGGATACTGAATGATGACCACTGGCACGAATGGAACGCTGAAATAGCGGCCAATCTCAACAATAAAAGACTCTTCCACATAGACAACCCTCAAGAAGCCTACGACCTATTCAGCAACACCCTTATCGAAACCAGCCACAGCTTCTTCAAAAATCGAAATCCGCCCACCGAGTCAACCCAGAAAAATCCAAACCATGGTGGGCCAC
This window of the Daphnia pulex isolate KAP4 chromosome 5, ASM2113471v1 genome carries:
- the LOC124193887 gene encoding dystonin-like — translated: MGSTRAGSLATGKMAGARKINSVLTNAFRLTWNHWKIPSKTSEYVRITITCSVEFCVIEPLGILQELSLDLDSHKNIVMSLNIVVNHVVEHAVTADQRAADRLRSRLAAANSRWDDVCKSAARIQARLQSSLMQNEEYHRTIRDLVTWLERTETDIQGAEPIDLTVGTKQLKAQLTKFQDLYAQLSQFEPRVTSMREIADQVFAQSVEADSAQLRSKLVVLNDRLTSLLKICAQYKQLLDGALRNRGASVSPSTPSGLNLSEMSSPGCKSPRPSIVVFPSHESPSRASSPGVIPAPRPWTSVHLPAQFIPILLF